From Daucus carota subsp. sativus chromosome 6, DH1 v3.0, whole genome shotgun sequence, the proteins below share one genomic window:
- the LOC108225236 gene encoding uncharacterized protein LOC108225236 yields MDQVNQYNPGSAFNHNKQAPTSRNNDGFKQLGVEGKKAAVNEEMRRLNQLPSNSSYVVHRSRVLSKIMQLLSVQRTTSQDEELELLFAGLSL; encoded by the exons ATGGATCAAGTTAATCAATATAATCCTGGTAGCGCCTTTAATCACAACAAGCAGGCGCCTACTTCTCGGAACAATGATGGATTTAAACAATTGGGAGTTGAAGGGAAGAAGGCTGCGGTTAATGAAGAAATGAGGAGGCTTAACCAATTACCCTCAAATAGCAGTTACGTTGTTCATCGTTCACGCGTTCTTAGCAAAATTATGCAGCTTCTGTCCGTTCAG AGAACAACATCTCAAGACGAGGAACTGGAGCTGCTTTTTGCTGGGCTTTCCCTGTGA